Proteins found in one Kwoniella bestiolae CBS 10118 chromosome 1, complete sequence genomic segment:
- a CDS encoding casein kinase II subunit alpha: protein MAAGRSVARVYANVNDKLGRSWWDYDNLVVQWGIQDNYEIVRKVGRGKYSEVFESIHLPSNSKCIVKVLKPVKKKKIKREIKILQNLAGGPNVVGLLDVVRDNQSKTPSIVTEYVNNVEFKTLYPKFTDFDVRFYMFELLKALDFCHSKGIMHRDVKPHNVMIDHEKRTLRLIDWGLAEFYHPGTEYNVRVASRYFKGPELLVDFQEYDYSLDMWSLGCMFASMIFRKEPFFHGHDNADQLVKITKVLGTDELFIYLERYEIDLDSQFDDILGRYPRKPWSRFITSENQRYISNEAVDFLDKLLRYDHQERLTAQESQEHPYFAPVREAAARQ, encoded by the exons ATGGCTGCAGGCAGGAGTGTG GCCCGAGTATACGCTAATGTTAATGATAAGTTGGGAAGATCATGGTGGGATTATG ACAACCTAGTAGTCCAATGGGGAATTCAAGACAACTACGAAATAGTCCGTAAAGTCGGTCGAGGAAAGTATTCCGAAGTATTCGAATCGATCCATCTACCCTCAAATTCAAAATGTATAGTGAAAGTATTGAAAccagtcaagaagaagaagatcaagagggagATTAAGATTTTGCAGAACCTTGCTGGGGGACCTAATGTGGTGGGGTTGTTGGATGTCGTAAGGGATAATCAGAGTAAGACGCCGAGTATTGTGACGGAGTATGTTAAT AACGTCGAGTTCAAAACCCTCTACCCCAAATTCACCGACTTCGACGTCCGGTTCTACATGTTCGAACTGCTCAAAGCGTTGGATTTCTGTCATTCAAAGGGTATAATGCATAGGGATGTTAAGCCTCATAATGTTATGATCGATCATGAGAAGAGGACT CTCCGTTTGATCGATTGGGGATTGGCAGAATTCTATCACCCTGGAACAGAGTACAATGTCAGAGTGGCTTCTAGATATTTCAAGGGACCCGAGCTGTTGGTGGATTTCCAGGAGTACGATTATAGTTTGGATATGTGGAGTTTGGGATGTATGTTCGCTAGTATG ATCTTCCGAAAAGAACCTTTCTTCCATGGACACGACAACGCAGATCAGTTAGTGAAGATTACGAAAGTGTTAGGTACCGATGAGCTGTTCATTTA CCTCGAGAGATACGAGATCGACCTTGACTCGCAATTCGATGATATACTCGGTCGATATCCCCGTAAACCCTGGTCCCGATTCATAACGTCCGAGAATCAACGATACATCTCCAACGAGGCTGTTGATTTCCTGGATAAATTGTTGAGATACGATCATCAGGAGAGACTGACCGCTCAGGAGAGTCAAGAGCATCCTTATTTCG CTCCCGTTAGAG